A genomic window from Leishmania panamensis strain MHOM/PA/94/PSC-1 chromosome 5 sequence includes:
- a CDS encoding hydrogenase, putative (TriTrypDB/GeneDB-style sysID: LpmP.05.0230): MKRGGNALSHDPGIPAAAQHPDVVKITLQDCLACSGCVTTAETVLVNAQSRHEIVSALLTSPSSTSSSATGMGSAYRPRLVSISTQSCASLAAHLQMPVATVYELVAGFVRTALTTAALQEAQRNAAIAAAGPLPAVTGNAKETKLSGEMSGAPQTAAPDAATTAFPNSEPAVFVIDLEWAEQLSAELTAQEYDRRRRGGGNAEVGPLPLIVSACPGWVCYCEKQGSALLPHLCPVMSAQGIAGSYAKRTVAADLYHVSIQPCFDRKLEAARDSMALATAPLTEKVDTQVFYTDCVLSTAELLEWMKEVDPTLPWRGQLDTDITTTAAAALGGDNCTGYPAQQPTQLNEEELSASAPPPSAPAVFAPAHDATRFAGSGGYHQSVIAHRLQAERAATLPPSLSSSPNTSTTITYEVRRNRNHQLATCAALPGEVFCIGYGFQQIQNVVRGLKKRMPAMRSYTFIELMACPDGCLNGGGQVRPTQQPHTETLDIVLDAYARHIEVSRGRSSLPAATAATPSGSALACVSASPYCDGGDEQAENREDAMKAQRPRIEAAQQPFANATIAATAPSLGDALWRCTFRDREKEFAEMLNDGNVHRLKW; the protein is encoded by the coding sequence ATGAAGCGTGGCGGTAACGCACTGTCCCATGACCCAGGCAtccctgctgccgcccaGCACCCTGATGTTGTGAAGATCACTCTGCAAGACTGCCTGGCGTGCAGTGGCTGCGTGACGACCGCGGAAACAGTGCTGGTCAACGCGCAGAGCCGCCATGAGATTGTGTCTGCCCTCCTTACATCGCCCTCATCAACATCATCGTCAGCGACAGGGATGGGGAGTGCCTATCGTCCTCGGCTCGTGAGCATCAGCACGCAGTCGTGCGCCTCCCTCGCCGCGCACCTTCAGATGCCCGTGGCTACCGTGTACGAGTTGGTGGCAGGCTTTGTGCGGACAGCGCTCACgacagctgcgctgcaggaggcacAGCGGAATGCCGCgattgccgctgctgggccgCTGCCTGCGGTCACGGGGAACGCCAAAGAGACGAAACTGAGCGGGGAGATGAGCGGCGCCCCGCAGACAGCCGCGCCAGATGCCGCCACGACAGCCTTCCCCAACTCGGAACCGGCAGTCTTTGTGATAGACCTTGAGTGGGCAGAGCAGCTGTCCGCGGAGCTGACGGCGCAGGAGTACgaccgtcgtcgtcgcggtggcggcaatgCCGAGGTTGGGCCACTTCCGCTGATCGTCTCTGCATGTCCAGGTTGGGTATGCTACTGTGAGAAGCAAggctcagcgctgctgccgcacctctgCCCTGTCATGTCCGCTCAGGGTATCGCCGGCAGCTACGCAAAGCGCACCGTTGCCGCAGACCTCTACCACGTGTCGATTCAGCCCTGCTTTGACCGAAAGCTCGAGGCAGCGCGGGACTCGATGGCAttggcgacagcgccgctcACCGAAAAGGTGGACACGCAGGTCTTCTACACGGACTGTGTTCTAAGCACCGCCGAGTTGCTGGAGTGGATGAAAGAGGTGGACccgacgctgccgtggcggggGCAGCTGGACACAGACATCAccacgaccgccgccgccgccttgggTGGCGACAACTGCACAGGCTACCCGGCCCAGCAGCCCACACAGTTGAACGAAGAAGAATTGTCCGcatcagcaccgccaccctcgGCCCCTGCTGTCTTCGCACCCGCCCACGATGCAACAAGGTTCGCCGGCAGTGGGGGCTACCATCAATCAGTCATCGCTCATCGCCTGCAGGCGGAAAGGgcagcaacgctgccgccctcGTTGTCGTCATCGCCAAACAcgtccaccaccatcacGTACGAAGTGAGGCGCAACCGCAATCATCAGCtcgccacctgcgccgccctgCCGGGTGAGGTGTTCTGCATCGGGTATGGCTTCCAACAAATCCAAAACGTGGTGCGCGGCCTCAAGAAGCGCATGCCTGCGATGCGCAGTTACACCTTCATCGAGCTCATGGCATGCCCAGATGGGTGCTTGAACGGCGGTGGGCAGGTGAGAccgacgcagcagccccaCACGGAGACCCTCGACATCGTCTTGGATGCCTACGCGAGGCACATCGAGGTGAGTCGTGGGAGGAGCAGCCTTCCTGCAGCCACAGCTGCTACCCCTTCGGGATCGGCACtcgcctgtgtgtctgccaGCCCATActgtgacggcggcgacgagcaAGCTGAGAACAGAGAGGACGCCATGAAGGCGCAGCGACCTCGCATTGAGGCAGCCCAGCAGCCCTTCGCCAATGccaccatcgctgccacAGCCCCCTCGCTGGGGGACGCGCTGTGGCGTTGCACCTTTCGCGACCGCGAAAAAGAGTTTGCCGAGATGCTGAACGACGGCAACGTGCACCGCTTAAAGTGGTGA
- a CDS encoding dual specificity phosphatase-like protein (TriTrypDB/GeneDB-style sysID: LpmP.05.0220) — protein MNSTSAFGASSRNYEDTSSHCSQPQQEQAKGCDSDWPDADSTAAGRWGQSTLQPSTPSTKQPSSPRVRPKVSSTGVVAPDSGVAKDARLACRQYLEEAYTPTSASEAGGESGLPQKKELRLEDCAPNLANYHSMFSPTFALSPTTTVSLDTGCTEGRDFSIFSFSSTRDNFDTLSTSICRHAVPLTLNPNVTADRTGSPLVMRSIGLPALPPPPPPTSYMSKCKRRLQNLTRPAFDLKAVQEAQRIFLEEESVRNAAESYPMTNITSLLAVGSWKDASDPDLLKQHKIRYVLNVAKELIPTEEEKMIAQNNDIISEWIPMSDSHSQDVSEHLLKAFRFIERARSEHVRVLVHCRRGISRSAAIIVAYLMASENRTYDDALRFVTERRSCVSLNLAFRERLSEFVPSGEFFHGLPPQQQQLQLGAASPPSASSSSCLSPKLAGVASPTDSANSGHSRQPQRLQRTNNPVLGSFESHSVSTSTNSSRASSGVCTVPSQSFGPPAKPRKAGMRRRRLSRVSKQESLWYPTTTTAKSTSLEKASTFHARLRLHQQSRRSRTVQRKLVALSTPTQLSARAASATATPGIRSSEDEATAMPAPKSVGSGDDGSNEVEEPESSIVVDDRRPLVRLSLIQSSSSSGSVVSQTHLPRSYSKKEKVPATTTAMTTTTVTTALKHLGKCGPDGMVAEASEEAGNDLVQRSRNANTSESHLHYHHSPRARVPPSSAFDSVSEANNSKVDDGEVPAPAIELRSLHRIQHPSPCACKALSSHSIDVPAFAATSQPHSAMQRWAPASENGSNGSEVWQDFAASECNSSYTAIGGWSTMSTAVTTGALSVTRCGTQSSFNEEGVVPASPTTAPPTSAVTGVSSPASSLSE, from the coding sequence ATGAACAGTACCTCCGCATTCGGTGCCAGCTCTAGAAACTACGAGGACACATCTTCACACTGCTCGCAGCCACAACAAGAACAAGCGAAGGGATGTGATAGTGACTGGCCTGATGCTGACTCTACAGCCGCCGGGCGATGGGGCCAGAGCACCTTGCAGCCTTCTACCCCGTCCACCAAGCAACCTTCTAGCCCTAGAGTGAGACCAAAAGTGAGCTCAACAGGGGTGGTTGCGCCGGACTCGGGCGTTGCGAAGGACGCCCGCCTCGCTTGCCGACAGTATCTCGAGGAAGCCTACACGCCGACGTCTGCGTCCGAGGCGGGCGGCGAAAGCGGGCTGCCACAGAAGAAAGAGTTACGCCTGGAGGACTGCGCCCCCAACCTCGCCAACTACCACTCCATGTTCTCGCCCACATTCGCGTTGTCTCCGACCACCACTGTGAGCCTCGACACGGGGTGCACAGAGGGGCGTGACTTCAGCATATTTTCCTTCAGCAGTACACGCGACAACTTCGACACGCTGTCCACCTCGATCTGTCGCCATGCGGTGCCGCTGACGCTAAACCCCAATGTGACCGCTGACAGGACTGGGAGTCCGCTGGTCATGCGCAGCATTGGcctgccggcgctgccgccgccgccgccgccaaccTCGTACATGTCAAAGTGTAAGCGGCGCCTGCAGAACCTAACCAGACCGGCGTTTGACCTAAAGGCTGTccaggaggcgcagcggatcttcctcgaggaggagtcgGTGCGCAACGCCGCCGAGTCCTACCCGATGACCAACATTACCTCTCTCCTGGCGGTTGGCTCGTGGAAGGACGCCTCTGATCCGGACCTGCTCAAGCAGCACAAGATCCGCTATGTCTTGAATGTCGCCAAGGAGTTGATcccgacggaggaggagaagatgatCGCCCAAAACAATGACATTATTTCGGAGTGGATACCGATGAGCGACTCGCACTCGCAGGATGTTTCGGAGCACCTGCTCAAAGCGTTTCGCTTCATTGAGCGCGCACGGAGTGAGCATGTCCGTGTGCTGgtgcactgccgccgtggcatctctcgcagcgccgccatcatcGTGGCCTACCTCATGGCATCCGAGAACCGCACCTACGACGACGCGCTGAGGTTTGTGACGGAGCGGCGGAGCTGTGTTTCGCTGAACTTGGCGTTTCGAGAGCGTCTCTCTGAGTTTGTGCCCAGCGGCGAGTTTTTCCACGGCCtcccaccacagcagcagcagctacaaCTCGGTGCTGCGTCTCCGCCCTCCGCATCCTCTTCCAGCTGCCTGTCGCCCAAGCTTGCTGGCGTGGCATCGCCCACGGACAGCGCCAACAGTGGCCACTCTcgtcagccgcagcgcctgcaaAGGACCAATAATCCCGTGCTGGGGTCGTTTGAGTCCCACAGCGTTTCGACtagcaccaacagcagccgcgccagcagcggcgtgtgCACTGTGCCGTCGCAGAGCTTTGGTCCTCCAGCCAAGCCACGCAAAGCTGGAatgcggcgtcgccggcTCTCACGGGTGAGCAAGCAAGAGAGCCTGTGGTACCCAACAACCACCACTGCAAAGTCGACATCGCTCGAGAAGGCGTCTACCTTTCACGCACGGCTGCGGTTGCACCAGCAGAGCCGTCGTAGCCGCACCGTACAGCGTAAACTTGTTGCTCTCAGCACCCCGACTCAACTGTCGGCTCGTGCGGCTTCCGCAACTGCCACGCCTGGCATTCGGAGCTCCGAGGACGAGGCGACAGCAATGCCTGCGCCGAAGAGCGTCGGTAGCGGTGACGATGGTAGCAACGAAGTAGAGGAACCTGAGTCATCGATTGTCGTTGATGACCGTCGTCCCCTTGTGCGGTTGAGCCTTATTCAGtcaagcagcagctcggGGTCTGTCGTGTCGCAGACGCACCTGCCGCGCAGCTATTCtaagaaagagaaggtgcctgccaccaccacagcgatgacgacgacaaccGTCACGACCGCGTTGAAACACCTCGGCAAGTGCGGTCCCGATGGGATGGTCGCAGAGGCGAGCGAAGAGGCTGGCAACGACCTCGTGCAACGCAGCCGCAATGCCAACACAAGCGAAAGCCACTTACATTATCATCACAGTCCTCGCGCGAGAGTTccgcccagcagcgccttcgaCAGCGTCTCGGAGGCTAACAACAGCAAAGTTGACGACGGCGAGGTGCCGGCACCGGCGATAGAGCTGCGGTCGTTGCATAGGATCCAACATCCGAGTCCGTGCGCCTGCAAGGCACTTTCTTCCCACTCGATCGACGTGCCAGCGTTCGCGGCGACATCGCAGCCGCACAGCGCGATGCAGCGGTGGGCGCCGGCCTCAGAGAATGGCAGCAACGGAAGCGAAGTCTGGCAGGACTTCGCGGCAAGCGAGTGCAACAGCAGCTACACTGCTATCGGGGGTTGGAGTACGATGAGTACGGCAGTCACTACGGGAGCGCTTTCGGTCACACGTTGCGGCACTCAGAGCTCATTCAACGAGGAGGGGGTCGTACCAGCGTCACCCACGACGGCACCACCGACCTCTGCTGTGACTGGGGTCTCCTCACCCGCGTCAAGTCTTAGCGAGTGA
- a CDS encoding hypothetical protein (TriTrypDB/GeneDB-style sysID: LpmP.05.0250) codes for MEDVLGGEEMAKLTAHPALHAIVKAYSLDEQANGGAAEDGEDASKEGGADAYYQDDDAALLDEDAEEAAEADREAQQRDILLYKRLLAHQLHCGSIAQHIQQHGLLRMSTTPPVDMTMYGILFSCREVPPASGAAEPSESSVSLQVRWQPSKRSRYAGTPLHWAVLARAHDAVRFLVEHGADCTAGLKAVTNDGTAPDAQLMMYDQKVLATLTPARMAAANESHSTLEVLKRAVAAQAVTRADEEAFFVVLEERLRRRKEAYLRRLEEARMQRQHESEEEARRAEIEKAEVEEAEEEEEGNVSSEDGDSEEKEEADG; via the coding sequence ATGGAGGATGTgctgggaggggaggaaatgGCGAAACTGACGGCGCATCCGGCCTTACATGCCATCGTGAAGGCCTACAGTCTCGATGAACAGGCcaacggcggtgccgccgagGACGGTGAGGACGCCAGtaaggaggggggcgcagACGCGTACTACCAAGACGACGATGCCGCGCTACTCGACGAAGatgctgaggaggcggcagaggcagatcGGGAGGCACAACAGCGCGACATCCTACTCTACAAACGCCTGCTAGCCCACCAGCTGCACTGTGGCAGCATTGCCCAGCACATTCAACAGCACGGGTTGCTGCGCATGAGCACAACGCCGCCGGTGGACATGACCATGTACGGTATCCTCTTCTCGTGTCGTGAGGTGCCGCCTGCTAGTGGCGCTGCGGAGCCTTCAGAGAGCTCCGTGTCTCTACAAGTGCGGTGGCAGCCGAGTAAGCGGAGTCGCTACGCTGGCACACCTCTCCACTGGGCCGTCCTCGCCCGCGCGCATGACGCTGTGCGCTTTCTCGTGGAGCACGGCGCTGATTGCACTGCAGGACTGAAGGCAGTCACGAACGACGGCACTGCGCCAGATGCACAGCTGATGATGTACGACCAGAAGGTGCTGGCGACGCTGACGCCTGCACGCATGGCCGCCGCCAACGAGTCGCACAGCACACTCGAAGTGCTGAAGAgagctgtggcggcgcaAGCAGTGACACGTGCAGACGAAGAGGCCTTCTTCGTtgtgctggaggagcgtcTGCGGAGGCGCAAGGAGGCTTATCTACGCCGTCTCGAAGAAGCGCGcatgcagcgacagcacgaatccgaagaggaggcgaggcgtGCGGAGATCGAGAAAGCTGAAGTTGAGGaggctgaggaagaggaagagggcaatGTGTCCAGCGAAGATggcgacagcgaagagaaagaggaggcggacggcTGA
- a CDS encoding hypothetical protein (TriTrypDB/GeneDB-style sysID: LpmP.05.0210), which yields MHLRKRLVQRGVLHFYPHRFHRRVPAATASTPLSSSGSITRGSDFARYAEAELTDALLTTPLPTEADANPVKQRPTSSPSLSPPAATAGAQRHHRRRRSLHCGSEVSSLPPTHAILNHLNSSLWLQVLSRLHGRGALSGEDCAGAIRYLPAFTYRPLMPWLWNPTALLTPAEAVQPSRTRHRIEADRSSDAENFSATWDTAEGEVDVAAEMHSDMSVAALAMSRPPAASPALPAAAPRTAYTVADISTAAPPQWTSIATSVVRSAFANAPPPTLKELLKVWHNLLFALRSHAVWVSTPEQLRDSAHPQLLRLFESFYADIQRHTQLSSASEACDSDAVPSKEPPRQQRCDGVIAEVEVRTLTPPILLRKLRSLYRLHRNSAMLFAELYAMCVAEEEAFVRPRAFRASSPADVSVRGGTPPTAGAWGLQVTTTALLMDVDLAAYYATLPGRRHSGLSDAGEQWAATLQHLQFLLPRVHRLQQCLRAQRKSPTSSKEAAEAAVWQPWRQVVSVLMNVCVWVSNDNAEAERCSDALRCTVKTLRTMIADSSTVGRAGAHNPLAPPTSHDVCTFISCLVEAARDSMRAKAAQLQYGPMDGLLGVYLLSVAVAAVIPASVHWHKSATDCQKTSDRVCVPNTDADDARELLHRLHLLSHASKSTPREVWAALRCSPTAGEAARYGLITVGHRLFSECVMPLVSQPMTFVTAQRLWGRLRAWATEVGRPLGLQGEPVSALWRLRWLQEQNRKPSALRPYLTTDGDNNAASALLGRLTSGCMLASSDCVAAHKTATPPGPRQWRCGCGFENENTDPHHLDTSSVGCAACVLRTLAPFSWECPSCHTASSSGVCVPYCLHCGEAHPLADQLGIAVKTPNTADEHTCGLTLCDGYPHVGTVALLPQRGLPKSSLVYTTTPLQSLSSQEATAGMARCCWDCGHACGSAPVDVGELHAAPLSSLHAASSRHGKDDALLNSLYEAGDSLRAGDPRALVYVCSDCHAISIGPHSAACPSIPDGTSTTEHVKATGSSTASCSSCGSTEPGYYTAAFTWTCGCGACNSGLHAYCHACSRAAQQVMVTCPHCNYAQPVRGVAAGARNGYTCERCHHPHPRVLAAVNQHRLVHCPACHGHVPFTSAQCSHCACTAVATVAALLPTEADQPWLCHSCGTTHAVRDSTDGQLSTPAHLTDYSPLRALLPHLADAEDGCCTACGTRRLPGTMWERGRLWRCSECGEPHNNELACRRCAALAPGIPAGGVYVWRCATCDAYHPGWEMQCHTAGCGGRRGAEGAYSRLCYSPWTCAECGEVTLSSHAPACAACSAETPAPLRATLCFFGDACGTAALPTTVASAEGHRESAETNSSANPHEESTDPDVLPYAHRDVQAAPVSACATLSPSLSLQPSVLSPVHAVTVASTRLAEVEAILLQAAAHPSLPLLTDPLDMAPMEAASSTSLWSHSSGDGSTQASASAGDSAKSLTDPAHRDGVIAGGAAGSSYLAVEPWEDAYAATIVSF from the coding sequence ATGCACTTGCGGAAGAGGCTTGTGCAGCGCGGTGTGCTGCACTTCTACCCTCATCGGTTCCATCGACGAGTACCGGCTGCGACCGCGTCCACGCCACTGTCGTCGTCAGGCAGCATCACTAGAGGAAGTGACTTTGCACGCTacgcggaggcggagctcaCCGATGCGCTCCTCACGACGCCTTTGCCCACTGAGGCGGACGCCAATCCAGTGAAACAGCgacccacctcctccccctctctctcgcctccagcagcaacggctggtgcgcagcgccaccaccgtcggcggcgctctcTCCACTGCGGCAGTGAGGTGTCGAGCctgccacccacccacgccatCTTGAACCACCTGAACAGCTCCCTGTGGCTGCAGGTACTGTCCCGCCTGCATGGACGTGGCGCGCTTTCCGGCGAGGACTGCGCCGGGGCAATCCGGTACCTGCCAGCCTTCACGTACCGCCCACTGATGCCGTGGCTGTGGAACCCAACAGCCTTGTTGACGCCAGCGGAGGCAGTACAGCCGAGCCGCACAAGGCACCGAATCGAGGCCGACCGAAGCAGCGATGCGGAAAACTTTTCGGCTACATGGGACACCGCGGAGGGCGAGGTGGACGTGGCGGCGGAGATGCACAGCGATATGTCtgtggctgcgctggcgATGAGTCGTCCACCTGCAGCTTCACCAGCActgcctgctgcagcccctCGCACAGCGTACACGGTCGCGGacatcagcaccgccgcgccgccgcaatGGACTTCCATTGCGACCTCTGTGGTGAGATCGGCGTTCGCCaacgcaccgccacccactCTCAAGGAGCTGCTAAAGGTGTGGCACAACCTTCTCTTCGCCCTCCGCTCTCACGCGGTGTGGGTCAGTACGccagagcagctgcgcgacagcgCTCACCCGCAGCTACTGCGCCTGTTTGAGTCCTTCTACGCCGATATCCAGCGTCACACACAACTTTCTAGTGCGAGTGaggcctgcgacagtgacgCCGTGCCCTCTAAGGAGCCaccgcgacagcagcggtgtgaTGGCGTCATTGCCGAAGTGGAGGTGCGCACGCTGACGCCGCCAATTTTGCTTCGCAAGCTGCGGAGCCTCTATCGTCTGCACCGCAACTCCGCAATGCTCTTCGCCGAGCTCTACGCCATGTGtgtggcagaggaagaggcctTCGTGCGTCCCCGCGCCTTCCGCGCGAGCAGCCCCGCTGACGTCTCTGTGCGAGGAGGCACTCCGCCGACTGCCGGCGCGTGGGGGCTGCAGGTCACCACGACAGCCCTTTTAATGGATGTTGATCTCGCTGCCTATTATGCCACACTGCCGGGGCGCCGCCATAGCGGTCTCAGCGACGCAGGCGAGCAGTGGGCTGCTACGCTGCAACACCTGCAATTCCTTCTGCCTCGTGTCCATCGACTTCAACAGTGCCTGAGGGCGCAAAGGAAATCACCAACATCAAGCAAAGAGGCTGCCGAAGCTGCGGTgtggcagccgtggcggcagGTCGTGTCCGTCCTTATgaacgtgtgcgtgtgggtcaGCAACGACAACGCCGAGGccgagcgctgcagcgacgcgctgcggtgcaccGTCAAGACGCTTCGAACGATGATTGCTGATTCTTCGACAGTAGGCCGCGCCGGCGCGCACAACCCGCTTGCCCCTCCGACATCCCACGACGTGTGTACCTTCATCTCCTGCCTTGTTGAAGCAGCCCGGGATAGCATGCGGGCCAAGGCAGCTCAGCTGCAGTACGGCCCGATGGATGGCTTGCTGGGCGTGTACCTGCTCtctgttgctgtcgctgccgtcatcCCAGCAAGCGTTCACTGGCACAAGTCAGCGACTGATTGCCAGAAGACCAGCGACAGGGTGTGCGTGCCGAACACCGATGCTGATGACGCCAGGGAGCTCTTGCATAGActgcatcttctctctcacgcctCGAAGTCGACGCCTCGCGAAGTCTGggccgcgctgcgctgctccccAACTgctggcgaagcagctcGCTACGGCCTCATCACAGTCGGCCATCGTCTCTTCAGTGAGTGCGTCATGCCACTGGTGAGCCAACCAATGACCTTCGTAACTGCCCAGCGCCTCTGGGGCCGCTTGCGCGCGTGGGCCACGGAGGTAGGCCGGCCGCTGGGCCTGCAAGGTGAGCCTGTCTCCGCGTTGTGGAGactgcggtggctgcaggagcagaacCGAAAGCCATCGGCGCTGCGGCCTTACCTTACCACAGACGGCGACAACAACGCGGCCAGCGCTCTTTTAGGCCGACTCACGTCCGGTTGTATGCTAgccagcagcgactgcgtTGCAGCTCACAAAACAGCAACGCCCCCTGGCCctcggcagtggcgctgcgggtgTGGCTTCGAGAATGAAAACACCGACCCGCACCATCTCGACACCTCCAGTGTGGGGTGCGCGGCTTGTGTGCTGCGCACTCTGGCGCCGTTCAGCTGGGAGTGCCCCTCCTGCCAcaccgcctccagcagcggtgtgtgcgtgccgtaCTGCCTGCACTGCGGAGAGGCCCATCCTCTGGCGGATCAGCTTGGCATCGCCGTGAAGACACCCAACACAGCAGATGAACACACGTGCGGCTTGACACTGTGCGATGGATACCCACACGTGGgaacggtggcgctgctgccgcagcgaggcCTGCCCAAGAGCTCGCTGGTCTACACAACGACGCCACTGCAATCGCTGAGCTCGCAGGAGGCCACGGCTGGTATGGCACGCTGTTGCTGGGACTGCGGGCATGCCTGTGGCAGTGCGCCCGTTGACGTTGGCGAGTTGCATGCGGCGCCACTTTCTTCACTCCACGCGGCATCGTCTCGGCACGGAAAAGATGACGCTTTGCTGAACAGTCTCTATGAGGCTGGTGATTCGCTTAGGGCTGGGGATCCAAGAGCACTTGTCTACGTGTGCTCCGACTGCCACGCCATCTCCATAGGCCCACACAGTGCCGCGTGCCCCAGCATACCCGACGGCACTTCGACGACGGAACACGTGAAAGCAACGGGGTCCAGCACGgcttcctgcagcagctgtggcagcacgGAGCCCGGATATTACACTGCTGCCTTCACCTGGACGTGCGGTTGCGGTGCCTGCAACTCTGGGCTGCACGCCTACTGCCATGCGTGCTCACGGGCCGCCCAGCAGGTCATGGTGACGTGCCCGCACTGCAACTACGCGCAGCCCGTAAGGGGAGTCGCAGCAGGGGCCAGGAACGGGTATACATGTGAGAGatgccaccacccacaccctcGCGTGCTCGCTGCCGTCAATCAGCATCGCCTCGTTCACTGTCCTGCGTGTCACGGCCACGTGCCATTCACGAGCGCGCAGTGCTCGCACTGTGCGTGCACCGCTGTGGCGaccgtggcagcgctgcttccAACGGAAGCGGACCAACCGTGGCTTTGTCACTCCTGTGGGACGACACACGCCGTCCGCGACAGCACCGATGGCCAGCTGAGCACTCCTGCTCACCTGACGGATTACTCACCCTTGCGTGCCCTGCTCCCACACCTTGCAGATGCTGAGgacggctgctgcacggcgTGCGGTACGCGCCGCCTACCGGGGACCATGTGGGAGCGCGGGCGCCTGTGGAGATGCAGCGAGTGCGGAGAGCCGCACAACAACGAGCTGGCGTGccggcgatgcgctgctctgGCCCCTGGAATCCCTGCTGGTGGGGTTTacgtgtggcgctgcgcaacgtGCGACGCGTATCACCCAGGATGGGAAATGCAGTGCCACACTgccggctgcggtggccgaagaggagcagagggtGCGTACTCACGGCTCTGCTACTCACCATGGACTTGCGCCGAGTGTGGTGAGGTTACGCTGTCCTCGCACGCGCCCGcttgcgccgcctgcagtgcGGAGACTCCTGCACCCTTGCGTGCCACCCTGTGCTTCTTCGGTGACGCCTGCGGGACGGCGGCGCTCCCAACGACTGTAGCGAGCGCAGAGGGCCACAGAGAAAGTGCGGAGACGAATAGCAGCGCAAATCCCCATGAGGAAAGCACTGACCCAGACGTCCTCCCATACGCCCACAGAGATGTGCAAGCGGCACCTGTCAGCGCTTGTGCAACCCTCTCCCCATCACTCTCGCTCCAGCCCTCAGTGCTGTCTCCAGTGCATGCCGTGACGGTCGCATCTACGCGTCtagcagaggtggaggcgatcCTGCTGCAGGCAGCTGCACACCCGTCACTACCGTTGCTTACCGACCCGCTGGACATGGCGCCAATGGAAGCTGCGTCATCTACGTCTTTGTGGTCGCACAGTAGCGGTGATGGCTCCACACAAGCGAGTGCGTCAGCCGGTGATTCGGCCAAGTCCCTTACCGACCCGGCACACCGTGACGGCGTCATtgctggtggcgccgcaggtTCGTCGTATCTCGCCGTAGAACCGTGGGAGGATGCGTACGCTGCGACCATCGTATCGTTCTAA
- a CDS encoding hypothetical protein (TriTrypDB/GeneDB-style sysID: LpmP.05.0240) gives MHARLSRVHPISSQSSPDCPKVRCASASSNSLMPRAYYKPFTAYEEAFGFHATRRNAYIMCSVLFGGLLLKCMLLMKYSSIATPSWTSPLEDDPRYQEMMERRLALAEDLSTQESMKRAIRTRRSAPPA, from the coding sequence atgcacgcacgcctgTCACGCGTACACCCCATCTCCTCACAGAGTAGTCCCGATTGTCCCAAGGTGCGGTGTGCCAGTGCGAGTTCAAATTCTCTCATGCCACGAGCGTATTACAAGCCGTTCACAGCCTACGAGGAGGCCTTTGGCTTTCACGCGACGCGCCGCAATGCGTATATCATGTGCTCCGTGCTCTTCGGCGGTCTCTTGCTCAAGTGCATGCTGCTGATGAAGTACAGCTCCATCGCAACTCCGAGTTGGACCTCGCCACTGGAGGATGATCCACGGTATCAAGAGATGATGGAGCGGCGTCTAGCACTGGCTGAGGACTTATCAACGCAGGAATCAATGAAGAGGGCGATACGTACTAGGCGCTCGGCACCGCCCGCGTAA